In Gadus chalcogrammus isolate NIFS_2021 chromosome 13, NIFS_Gcha_1.0, whole genome shotgun sequence, the genomic stretch GTCGCCCCCAGAGCATCGCTGCCATGCCAAATGGTCgctttcctctccccttccccttccccctcccctcccctccggcTCCCGATTGGAAGTCCTGAGTCACGTGACCAAACCTGGCTGCTACTGCTGCAGTGCGACGCCGCAGTAACGCGGGGGGGAAAGTAACGGCggagggagggcggaggagggCGATGTGGGGGTATGGTGAGGGGCGTGGTGGGCGGGACTACTATACAACCATTCGtatccccccggccccccctcccccgtctgtGTCTCGGCCCGGAGAAAGTCATAAAACAGGGGGTCCCTGTCCTGCGATGGGGTGGGTGATGGATTGGGTGACGGTGTGGATGGGTGGGGAgcgtggtgggtgggggggggggggtgccatcACAGCCCTCTGCTTGCGTTGGGCCTCATCTTGATCACCCACTCTCCTGCAGGGTTGCTGTTGTAAAGGTCCAgaaggtgtgtgttggggtccACACAGTGCTCAcctacgcgcgcacacacacacacacacgcgcacacgcacacacacacatcaaaaaagcaAGACAGGACGGAAGTTGAGCAAACATTAGAGGGAATGTCAAAAAAACTAAATCATGTTTCTAGGTTCTAGCACGAGGCAGAATTGTTAACAGCAAAGATGATCTCTAGAGCAACAAACCCAACCTTTTTTGTCCTCCATAGCCCTCATCAGTAAGGCTCAGGTAGGATTCACTGACACCAAACTACCGGTTATCCGTCACTAATATAACACTGCTTCTTGTATCTTCTAGTACTGCTGAACTGATCGACAACAATCTTTGAGATATGTCAAGCTAAATCGGAATCTCACAGAACCTCTTGGATACGTACACGCCTGCTTGAGAATCCAATCCAACATGCCCCTTATCGTAATAttatgaagaaaaaaacaacataatctGGACTGAAAACATGGGATACGAAGCTATTCATTTCTTGCCTCCCCCTGCACAAAGGTAAACTTGAATCAAACTATGTGACAGCTAACCGACAGGTGTCCACTGTTCGGTACATCTGTGCAGCCAGCCCGCTGCCCAGGCACGCAGCTCTACATGTGTGCGATGAGAATTTGTCTGCTCGGATAGCTGCAGATGCCCTGcctggatctctctctcactctctggcgCTTCACGCCATCAGTTCAATGCGTACGCCCTCATTAGCCCAGCGAGCAGAAAGACATGCACATTTTACCCACTCTCCACTCAGATTAGGAGAGGGACTTTGATGTTTGCGTGGTTTCTACCTACCAATGTTCCCCCCAACTTCATAGATGGCACAGTCCGGATAGACCGTGGAGCCGTTCCTATGGAGAGGGGATtttaggattattattattatcatgctCATATTTTGGTAATCATTTTTTGGTAATTGTTTTGGTCAGGCATGCTTTGTTAGGGTCATTACATATACAATCATacaacaataatcaatgcaTGTTTGTTCACTCCTTAGTGTTTGTCACGCTAGGAAGTACCACTGACGATTTAGCAAAAAGGTTATCTCCTCGAATGTACCCTTTTGGAGATGGATTGACTTGATTCATGATAGTGCAGCATTTAAGGTTTCACCATTTTGTGGCGTTTTGTAGTGAAATGTGAGCGTACAAATCTGGGTCAACATTTAGTGCACTACTTAATACCCATAATGCACTCTAATCTAGTCCCTAACCGCTAGATTTCCGGGGGATTATTAGTGCCTGAATTCCCCCTAAACTCATTCCCCTATACTTAAACACTGTAGCAATAGTGTACTATAGTGTTCACCATGCAGGAAATGAGGAATAAGGGAACGAGTGCCCCACATGTTGACCGTATATAGAGCCCTCCTTACCGCCGTAGCTTGCCCTTGCTCTTGTCGGGGCTGCGGAGGAACTGCCTGTGGAACTGGGCCAGCAGGTCCGAGGCCCTGGAGGTGACGGTGACCTGGACCTCCATGGTGCTGCTCACCAGGTCTCCAACCTGCACCTTCACCGTCCGGCACGGCTGCACCACCGCACCAACACAAGGGCTCTACGTCAAGCCCAGTCGTACGCATCGTGGAAACGCAATCAATTGGGATGCTTTACAAATTTACTCTAGCGGAAAATGGTGTCAGGATTTTGTGCGGATGCAAGTTCTTAGAAAAtgattaaataaaacaataatcgCTTTCTATGCTTTTTCATGCTATATTATAGAGTGAGATCAAGATGAATGTATGGAAGACaaaggggaggacatgcagcaaaagAGCAGGAGCAGGATCAAACCAAGGTCGCTGCGTTCATGACTGAGCCTGTATGGTACACGCTCTACCCGCTGAGCCACCAGGGTGACCCAAATAATCTCTTTCTTAAATATAGTCTTCGTCATCATAACAGAATTATTCTGGATGAATCTGGGATAAGCCATGAGACATAGTGTACAGACTGGGGGACAGACCTCGGAGGTGTCCTTCTGGGGGGAACTAGGACATAGGACATAGTGTACAGACCTCTGAGGTGTCCTTCTGGGTGGAACTAGGACATAGGACATAGTGTACAGACTGGGGGACAGACCTCAGAGGTGTTCTTCTGGGGGGAACTAGGACATAGGACATAGTGTACAGACTAGGGGACAGACCTCGGAGGTGTTCTTCTCGGGCTTGTCTCTGGTGTCCGTGTGGATCTTCCTCAGCAGGTTCTTGATGCGGCGGTCGTAGAACTGGTAGCGGCGGTTGCTGTTCTCGTTCAGCTTGCGCACCTGGCTCATCAGGAAGTTGGGAATCTGAGGTCAGAGAAACAGCGCGTAAGCGGGCGGACGTGGGCTCCCGTTCCATTCGACACCATGTCACCGAGGGGCCGCCACTGTCGGACTGcgtcccgcctcccccccccggcccccagggGGGGCACCACTGACCGTCCAGAGCAGGTCCTGGTAGCGGATCAGCAGCCTCATGATGTCGGCCGCCTTCTCGGCGTGGCCCTTCTCGGCGCCGCCGTCCGTCAGCCGGCTGGGCACGGCCTTGTGCAGGAACAGGTTGGGCGCCATGATGGTGGCCACCGCCCACAGGGTCATCcggttcctcctctccctcgacACCACCTTGCTGAGGAACTCCAGCAGAgcctggggggggagagagagagagagagagagagagagagagagagagagagagagagagagagagagagagagagagacagagagacagagagagagagagagagacagagagacagagagacagagacagagacagagagagagagagagagagagagagagagagagagagagagagagagacagagagagagagagagagacagagacagagacagagagagagagagagacagagagagagagagagagagagagagacagagagagagagagacagacagagagacagacagacagacagacagacagacagacagacagacagacagacagacagacagacagacagacagacagacagacagacagagggagagagagagagagacagagagacagacagacagacagacagacagagagagagagagagagagagagagagagacaaaggagagaggggagatggtgAAGTCACGGAAGCAGAGCACGGATATGCAGAACGACAGCACCACATGGAAGTAGTCATGCAAGCATgccggtgcgtgtgtgcgtgcaggcgtgcGTACAGGGCCCGCGGGCCTTCAAACGCACAGAttggccagacacacacaccgtgtttgtgtttatgtgtatgcgattgtgagtgtgagtgtgagtgtgagtgtgagggtaagggtgagggggtgtgtgtgtgtgtgtgtgtgtgtgtgtatgtgtgtgtgtgtatataccttGAGTGTGTTCCTGTTGGGCTCTGGCAGCAGCAGGATCAGCAGGTTCAACATGTGGAGCTTCTGTTTCAGCTCTGTAATGTCTGCagggaaagaagaggagaacaTATATATTAATAAGAGATTGTGAGtgtacacacacccccacacacacagacacacacaccgtcatacACAGTACTCATTTCCTCTCGGTTTGCCCCCAGAATAATAGGATGTGTAAAAGATTAATGGCATTGTGACAGCCGGCCATTAGGTTTTTGTTAGCGTATGTCTTGGTGCTCATACACATCATTCATCACCAGCAACCAAAACACACTCATTTCCCACCCCGCATGCACCACAGCCCTACATCTAACCCTGTAGTACACTGCCTTTGTTCCAGAGACTCACTTTTAAGTTCAAGTCGTTGAACCTTTTGGGTTGGACACAACGCTGCAGAAGAATCGGGTTATCAGCCCAATACATCTTAATGGAGGATCATCTTAGTGAGAGACACGGAGATAAGCTAAGGATAGGTGGGGCATCGCAGTGAACGTTAACGACACAGACTCCCTCCATTCGAGAGAGTAGGGAGTGGCTGAGCAGAgcctaggaggaggaggaggaggaggaggaggaggaggaggaggaagaggaggaggaggaggtggaggaggaggagggggaggaggagggatgggggaggaggaggaggaggatgaggaggaggaggacgtgtcGATGTGATTGTTGTGTGGTTGATTAGCCACAGATGAAGTGCCCAGGCTGGGATGAGTAGGGTCTTAATGAAGGACACTCCTTTGACGAGATGGTCTTCTCAAAAGACACAGAACATTTCCATTGTGTATGGCGACTCTCTAATGTCTAATCAACGGGTTTTATTAAAAATACTTGGATGCATTACAATTTTTTGAATGTTTACCAGTTGAactcaaataataaataaagaccaACAAAAACAATGCCCCTAGGTATTGATAACACTATACCAAAGGAAAATAGATAAAACCACAGATAACACcatttatatatattgattATTCCACTGTTTTGTGTACACGGGACGACAAATTTCAATCTCCATTAAAGAACaatatccatctctctctatttcacaTAGCGGCCATATTGGGTCCTTGGTGGGcaaacctcctctccccctcacactGTGATCACACTGTGATCACACTGTGATCAACAGCCAATAGGCAACCAGCCGGGGcctgggggggccggggccTGGGGGGCGCCTGGGCCTGGGGGGCGCCTGGGCCTGGGGGGCGCCTGGGCCTGGGGGACGGGGCCGGGGCCCTGCGACTCACCTCTGACGGCGCTGAAGGTGTTGAGGTGCTCAGCGGTGAGCAGCGGCGACGGAAGCTCCCGGATGAACTTCTTGAGCAGGGCAGCGGCGTCGTTGGGGCTGACCTCgtcccagtccacccccccGGAGTAGAAGGTGGTCTCCAGGGTCTGCTGCAGCAGcttggggaggagagggagaggagacacacGTCAGCATGTTGCTCATGGTGCTCACACCCCCAGGCTGAGGCTTTTTGAAAGTATGCCTCTTCTGACGTCGCagttgggcgtgtccacctcgaTGTGTACAGTTTAGATGAGTAACGttggctacagtccactgggtaggctggtagactgatctataggtggacacgcccacttgtgatgtcagaagaggcagaattTCTCCCCAGCTTGTAacggcttatcacactcacgCCTGGTGGTATTATATGTCACCTACAAAGAACCCGTGAAGGTAGTCGATTGAAGGGACATGTGATCAGGTTTAAGATGTATACACACCCTCCTGTATACTGCTGATGTTTGCTGATTATGTTTGAGAGACCAAACACATGTTCAGACAATTTTGGTAAATAACCAACTAGCAAGTACATTCATTTTACTTTGTAGTTCATTGATTTGACAGTCCCTGCTAGATTCAAAGgcacaactactactactactactaatactacaacTGCTACTGCTATTGCTACGTCATGTTTCATAGAGAGGGACAGTTGGGTCACCTTGATTCTGGACTGAGAGCCGGGTACCCGCAGAATGCCCTCAGACTCGACCCCTTTCTTCTCCAGGAACGACAGTAACTGCAGAAACCAATAGAAACAAATTCAATGACATAAGGAATGAGGAACAAGCAAAGGAGCTGGAAAGAGTCATTTGATTTGCCGGGTGATATGTAGCGCTTGGCTGCCCCCGCTGGTGGTACCTGGTAACTGATACCACAGCCAGGGTGTGGCCCAGATGCAGACATTACAATGAATTCTGGTAAGCCGTCCAACAAAACAATGAATATGTTGTGGGAAAGAACATAGATGTTGGAGGTATTAACTAGATAAATAATGTATACTGAAGCTAACCACATTaagatcaaatcaaatcaaaaaataaatgcaataatTAGGAGAAAGACCGTTTGGTTCTATTTAATTCCTGCTTTCATATGACTCATTCTCCGACCACTTATGATATGCTCGGGCTGCAATGCAACATGAGCTCTCCAAATTATCACAGCAAAACGGTGACTTGAGCGAGCGGGTGATTGGTGCTCACCGCCTGCAGGAGGAgaggtgtggtggtgctgggctTGACTCTCTGGTCGTTCTCCAGTAGCGTTGCCAGGGGCACTCCGAACAGAGCGCTCTCTGAGGAGGGAAAAACGGTGGGCTGTTATAACTGTCAACCTTACTTTCACCTTCAACACTCCCTCTGCCTGATCGTATATTCGTCTGTACTAACAGGGCTCAAcactgccctctggtggccacAATAATGTGTGCACGAGTGTATCTTTGTGGTTAGTGGGTGTGTAGCTGGTGTTATACATTCTGCATGGATTGATGTTTTATATAGGTTTTAAATTGCTGTTCAAAGTTATgtgcttctgtttgtgtgtgtgtgtgtgtgtgtgtgggggtttaactatgtgtgtgtgtgtattagtctgttttgtctgtgtcttttctgtgtatgtgagtgtacgtctgtcttttatgtttgtgtgtgtgcgtcttttttttttatgtgtgtgtgtgtgtgtgtgtgcactgtgtgtgtgctcctgtgtgtgtaagtcaATGTAAGGGtaactgtgtgtttttttgtgtgtgtgtttgtcttgtctgTGTCTTTTGTGTACGTGGGTGAATGTCTGTCttttttgtgtcttttgtgtctgtgtgtgtgtttgtctgtgtgctcctgtgtgaGTAGGTTACTGTGagggtaactgtgtgtgtgtgtgtgtgtgggtgagtctgTCTTTTCTGTGTCTTTTGTGTAGGGAGGTGTATgtctttctttttgtgtttgtgtgcttacgtgtgttttgtgtacgtgtttgtgtgtgcttgtgtgtgtttgtgcgtctcgCGTGTGCTCCTGTGTGCGTGGTCAATGTGAGgatagctatgtgtgtgtgtgtctgtcttgtctgttaCTTTGTGTACATGGGTGtatgtgtcttttgtgtgtgtgtgtgtgtgtgtgtgtgtgtgtgtgtgtgtgtgtgtgtgtgtgtgtgtgtgtgtgtgtgtgtgtgtgtgtgtgtgtgtgtctgtttgtttgtgtttgtgctccTGGGTCGATATGAGGGTAACTATATGcgagtgtgtgactgtgtgtgtgtgtctgtcttgtctccatcttttgtgtatgtgcctgtatgtctgtcttttttgtgtcttttgagcatgtctattgttttgtgtgtgtgtgtgtgcgtgcattcgtgcgcgtgtgtatgagtgcacgtgtgtggatgtgtgcacgtgtgacttttgtgtatatttgtgaatgtgtgtgcgtgtgtgcatgcctgtgagCGGGTGTCTACTCCGGTCCGCAGCCTACCTGCCATCTTCCTTTTGGACATCTTCTGCCTCTTGACCTCCAGCTCCAGCAGGTCGCTGAGCGCCGTCATGTCGATGAGCGCCAGCTGACGCACCTTCTTCAGGTCCCCCGGGGACAGGTCCTGCACCCGGGTCACGCCCAGGCGGCACTGGGGGCAGACCACCCTCTGAGAggccgagagggagagagagagagagagatggacagagggaGCTTCAGATGACCGTCCTTTACAGCTGGAATGGAATGTGGAGTTTGCAGCAATGGGACACACAACGCTTTGAGACTGAAGCCCAGAGCACGCGGCCGTGTCGGGACGGACGCACAATCATTTTTCTAAAAGTTTGTTCCAGAATTGAGTCCTGTACGAAAGTGGTCAGAGAAATACAGACCTGGTGCATATAATACACTATAACAGAGCttaaagagagaaacagggtgcgcagagagagagggtaggagaagagagaaacacatgtacctctctctctctctctctctctctctctctctctctctctctctctctctctctctctctctctctctctctctctctctctctctctctctctctctctctctctctctctctctctctctctctctctctctctctctctctctctctctctctcactttctacccctcttcccctctgcccctctgcccctctgcccctcttcccctcttGCCCCATACCTCTATCTCTAAGGGAGAAACAACTTCATGGACTTGGACATGGAGGGAAGagaaatggagaaagagagagagacatatagtgAGAAATCAAGATGGACAAGGTAATGGAATAagtcagggaggggggacaAAATGATGGACATTTGGATGTTCCATATTCCATATTTGaataaagagaagaagaaaatgtaGGATATAACTTTAAGGAAGAGAACAGAGCTAGGGAGATGAATCCACACCACATTTGGAAAGTGTTTTTACACCCCTGATTTACGGCATGTACATTTTCTCCTGTCGAGACGCTATCTCACTATGAAATGTGTTCAAAcctaaatgacacacacacacacacacacacacacacacacacacacacacacacacacacacacacacacacacacacacacacacacacacacacacacacacacacacatgccattgTGCTGAGCTAAGAGCCCTCATTCATCTCCTCTGTTTATCCCTGTTATCTAACAAACAACAGCCAGCTCATTAGAACTGGATTAAATCATAAAGTATGTGTGCTCATTACAGACGGGCCATAAaactatgaacacacacaaggctGTAATACGCCCAAAAACAATGCTGTAATCCAAACACATTGTACGAATATTCTGAATAAAGGTCCCGTTCTTATACTTGAAAGTTCATTCTCAGAATAGTAACCAAGACATAATTTGAGTCAAATCCAAACGTGAATGTTAAAAGTAGCCCACTATATGTCACATTATTTTGTTGCAACATTTCATACGTTTTCCTGTTCCCCATGGATTCTCTGCATAATAACAGTGACACTCAATAGCAATTCCATTGTCCTTAAATGGTAAATAGAAGCTCTCCAAACCTGGAAGACCagatgtgagtgtatgtgtagggagagagagagagagagagagagagagagagagagagagagagagagagagagagagagagagagagagagagagagagagagagagagagagagagagagagagagagagagagagagagagagagagagagtgagagagagagagagagagagagagagagagagagagagagagagagagagagagagagagatacatgtctgggagagtgtgggagagtgtgtgagtggccTTACAGGCAGGGTTCCTTCTTCTTTCCTGCTGTTGCTCTGGGGGAGCTTGGCCTGCTTCAGGAAAATGGCTGCCTGATCACAGTAGGCCACATCCGTGATGAAGATCTCCTCCTTCAGAccactctgctgctgctctgtacGAACCACTgtttgcgcgcacacacaaccacacacacacacacacacacacacacacacacacacacacacacacacacacacacacacacacacacacacacacacacacacacacacacacacacacacactatatattaGTTCCAATTCATGTCCTGGATTGCATTGAATTGTTTCACTGTTGTAGCAgctttcagtgtgtgtatgtccgtgtgAATGTGGGTATCTGACAGGGAAGCTACGGCATCTATCAGATGTGCCATAGGCAGGAGCCAAACTGGtttccaaataatttttttcaaCTGTTTTAGGTTCTCTAGAATTTCAGCAATGTTTCCGTCAATTAACTTAATCAGATTTGTCAGCCGATGGAAAATTCTCCCTCTAGCCATTACATAATACAAATACCTTATAACCGAGTGTACATTTGGACAAACTTTcccaagttatttatttataaaaatatgGATTATGGCAATTGTTGAGCTGTGACACCTTGAGTGTTTCTGGTTTTGTGTTTAATACTTCCCACTAACCATGACCAAAAGCTCCTAACAATAACCTTGTTCACAAAGGACAGGTATCGTAAACCTAGAACTATAAACAGTAACCATGTTCAGTGGCATCTTTATCTCATCATAATCGATATCAATGTGAACCAGTGATGGATCCATCATTATCGGTAGGCCTGAGCTGGACAGGCAAAGATCATTACCATCTAgccaatcacaatcacaccaCATCTGATCTGCTGTTCATCTGACTGGCTGAGACTTCTTAGAGGCGATCCTTGTTTGGCTGTTTTACTGTGAGCTCTCACCTGACAGCGGTGATTTGGCCACGGACGCCATGTTGTCTTGAGCTCGGCCTTCACCGTGCTGGGACCCAAACGTCTAGCGAAGGAGcacaaataaaaatgtacaCATATAAAACCCGatattctaaacacacacaggaaccccATAAAATAtggagcaacaacaacaaacacaaatcaaaaaaCAACTGTGAACCAGGTATTGTTTGAAATCATACTTAGAAACAACCTTTTATTTTACCACTGGGAATACAGGTCAGAGTTTATCGATatcaaacaacatattttttCGTTCCCATTGACAGAGTGCCGATAGCAATCAGAGGACGGTGGCTCCCCCTCAGTGGGCTGCTCAGATGGACCGGACAAAGCATGGCATTTACACCAGAAAGCCCTCTTTGTCCCCGTGAGTCAACGGCCACAGATGGAACATGACAGgtgaggccacacacacacacacacacacagacacacacacacacacacacacacacacacacacacacacacacacacacacacacatacacacacacacacacacacacacacacacacacacacacacacacacacacccacacacacacaaacagacacacacacacacacacacaaacacacacacacacacacaaacacacacacaccggtcgACGGCGACAGCATTTCCGGGACCTGCCGACAACTAGCACCATGGGAATGGACTGCTAAACGTGGTGTCGTTCTACTGAAACGACACCGCTGACCACCAGGGGAATAGACCACTCCACTGTGTCCTTGAACTACTATCCCCCAATTACCAAAGGCCTGCCCCCTGGGAGGCTGACGGGTGTTAGTAGATACGTGTTACACTGTGTCTAGATGTAGATTATGGGCGTACATCTGATATCTAGCACTATGACGGTAAGCTGTTTGTAGTAGCGATGCCGTTGATGGTATCATTGGTATCCCGTAACCGTCAGATAACAGGGATTAAATGGACTATCTTGCAGCTAAAGCAGGTTCTTGCACAGAATCAAAACACATTTCTAATCATTTTAATGATTCATGAAAGTATTAGAAGCATGTGAAGATGTTTCTGTTCCAACAAGGAAACTAATTATGAAAACAAACTGCTTTAAAGAATCTATCTTATAAGCAACAACCTGAAAAAAGCCCCAAGGTAAAGCTTAATAAACCTTTTCATAAAGCAATGCATAAAGTTCTCCATGAAGCTCTTCATAAAGCTCTTCATAGTGCTCCTGATAAAGCTCATATGAAAGGTGTGGTACCTGAGTGATGGGGGAGTTGAA encodes the following:
- the LOC130402218 gene encoding rho GTPase-activating protein 40 isoform X2: MPWRRSGLVARQLLLGRANSRAKSRDPCPSEMNREPWASSTQDPTASEHTLHPREESSSPSATEQQQQQQHQEQQELPDKLCLDSFWSEVETIRQGSGYEAELEERARRDSRQSEEGEQEEQWLADAGLSNLLVSEGAAEDVENAVLLSTLTRTQAEAVQRRLDSYTLSLRKRNKPPPRDVRDIFNSPITQTFGSQHGEGRAQDNMASVAKSPLSVVRTEQQQSGLKEEIFITDVAYCDQAAIFLKQAKLPQSNSRKEEGTLPRVVCPQCRLGVTRVQDLSPGDLKKVRQLALIDMTALSDLLELEVKRQKMSKRKMAESALFGVPLATLLENDQRVKPSTTTPLLLQALLSFLEKKGVESEGILRVPGSQSRIKLLQQTLETTFYSGGVDWDEVSPNDAAALLKKFIRELPSPLLTAEHLNTFSAVRDITELKQKLHMLNLLILLLPEPNRNTLKALLEFLSKVVSRERRNRMTLWAVATIMAPNLFLHKAVPSRLTDGGAEKGHAEKAADIMRLLIRYQDLLWTIPNFLMSQVRKLNENSNRRYQFYDRRIKNLLRKIHTDTRDKPEKNTSESPCVGAVVQPCRTVKVQVGDLVSSTMEVQVTVTSRASDLLAQFHRQFLRSPDKSKGKLRRNGSTVYPDCAIYEVGGNIGEHCVDPNTHLLDLYNSNPAGEWVIKMRPNASRGL
- the LOC130402218 gene encoding rho GTPase-activating protein 40 isoform X3, with product MNREPWASSTQDPTASEHTLHPREESSSPSATEQQQQQQHQEQQELPDKLCLDSFWSEVETIRQGSGYEAELEERARRDSRQSEEGEQEEQWLADAGLSNLLVSEGAAEDVENAVLLSTLTRTQAEAVQRRLDSYTLSLRKRNKPPPRDVRDIFNSPITQTFGSQHGEGRAQDNMASVAKSPLSVVRTEQQQSGLKEEIFITDVAYCDQAAIFLKQAKLPQSNSRKEEGTLPRVVCPQCRLGVTRVQDLSPGDLKKVRQLALIDMTALSDLLELEVKRQKMSKRKMAESALFGVPLATLLENDQRVKPSTTTPLLLQALLSFLEKKGVESEGILRVPGSQSRIKLLQQTLETTFYSGGVDWDEVSPNDAAALLKKFIRELPSPLLTAEHLNTFSAVRDITELKQKLHMLNLLILLLPEPNRNTLKALLEFLSKVVSRERRNRMTLWAVATIMAPNLFLHKAVPSRLTDGGAEKGHAEKAADIMRLLIRYQDLLWTIPNFLMSQVRKLNENSNRRYQFYDRRIKNLLRKIHTDTRDKPEKNTSESPCVGAVVQPCRTVKVQVGDLVSSTMEVQVTVTSRASDLLAQFHRQFLRSPDKSKGKLRRNGSTVYPDCAIYEVGGNIGEHCVDPNTHLLDLYNSNPAGEWVIKMRPNASRGL
- the LOC130402218 gene encoding rho GTPase-activating protein 40 isoform X1, producing MASGEAAPVAPATHLALNRLHRFRMRGGRRPRAPKSLKHRSRDPCPSEMNREPWASSTQDPTASEHTLHPREESSSPSATEQQQQQQHQEQQELPDKLCLDSFWSEVETIRQGSGYEAELEERARRDSRQSEEGEQEEQWLADAGLSNLLVSEGAAEDVENAVLLSTLTRTQAEAVQRRLDSYTLSLRKRNKPPPRDVRDIFNSPITQTFGSQHGEGRAQDNMASVAKSPLSVVRTEQQQSGLKEEIFITDVAYCDQAAIFLKQAKLPQSNSRKEEGTLPRVVCPQCRLGVTRVQDLSPGDLKKVRQLALIDMTALSDLLELEVKRQKMSKRKMAESALFGVPLATLLENDQRVKPSTTTPLLLQALLSFLEKKGVESEGILRVPGSQSRIKLLQQTLETTFYSGGVDWDEVSPNDAAALLKKFIRELPSPLLTAEHLNTFSAVRDITELKQKLHMLNLLILLLPEPNRNTLKALLEFLSKVVSRERRNRMTLWAVATIMAPNLFLHKAVPSRLTDGGAEKGHAEKAADIMRLLIRYQDLLWTIPNFLMSQVRKLNENSNRRYQFYDRRIKNLLRKIHTDTRDKPEKNTSESPCVGAVVQPCRTVKVQVGDLVSSTMEVQVTVTSRASDLLAQFHRQFLRSPDKSKGKLRRNGSTVYPDCAIYEVGGNIGEHCVDPNTHLLDLYNSNPAGEWVIKMRPNASRGL